The bacterium genome includes a region encoding these proteins:
- a CDS encoding DUF134 domain-containing protein: MPRPCCRRMIDRMPGCRLFKPAGTPTSALEEVILSVDELEALRLADYEGLYQESAAARMNVSRQTFGRIIQSARRKVASALVEAKALRIEGGTFEMPDQRTFTCLDCNHAWSVSWCTGRPPLCPSCGGVNLHRTDGNGGAGRGHGQRRRCLRGRHGRSAGIGQGTENN; this comes from the coding sequence CTGCCCCGTCCTTGCTGCCGCAGAATGATCGACCGGATGCCCGGCTGCAGATTGTTCAAGCCCGCCGGCACCCCTACCTCCGCACTGGAGGAGGTGATTCTGTCCGTGGATGAACTGGAGGCCCTCCGTCTGGCCGATTATGAGGGGTTGTACCAGGAAAGCGCCGCAGCGCGGATGAATGTCTCACGCCAGACTTTCGGGCGTATAATCCAATCGGCGCGGCGCAAGGTGGCCTCGGCCCTGGTTGAGGCCAAGGCGCTGCGCATCGAGGGAGGGACTTTTGAGATGCCTGACCAGAGGACTTTTACCTGCCTGGACTGCAATCATGCCTGGTCCGTATCCTGGTGCACCGGACGGCCGCCCCTCTGCCCGTCCTGCGGAGGAGTCAACCTTCACCGCACGGACGGAAACGGCGGAGCGGGCCGCGGGCACGGACAGCGCCGCCGCTGCCTGCGGGGGCGTCACGGGCGGAGCGCCGGAATCGGACAGGGAACGGAAAACAACTGA
- a CDS encoding DegT/DnrJ/EryC1/StrS family aminotransferase — protein sequence MSDTVPFVDLKLNYLLHREKFDRAMLEVCEAGSYILGPQVSRFEKNFAAFIGSAEAIGVATGTDALCLSCRALGIGPGDEVLIPANTFIATALAVSELGARVVPVDCDPDSFLIDLDQARTKLTARTKAIIPVHLYGQCLDMDRVIAFASENGLLLVEDACQSHGARWAGRCSGSFGAAGCYSFYPAKNLGGFGDGGMIVTDDRGLADRLRLLRNYGSVKKYIHESIGLNSRLDSLQAAVLDTKLPLLNSWNRARFEAALRYAKGLEGVPGVKAPVFDHNAPESHVFHLFVIQCERRDELGEHLSRSGIQWGIHYPVPIHLHKAYSDLGLGEGSYPVAERLAGRILSLPMFPEITPEQVDRVTAAVREFYKA from the coding sequence ATCCTGGGCCCGCAGGTGAGCCGTTTCGAGAAGAATTTCGCCGCCTTCATCGGCTCGGCCGAGGCGATCGGCGTGGCCACGGGCACGGATGCCCTCTGCCTGTCCTGCCGCGCCTTGGGCATCGGCCCCGGGGATGAGGTCCTGATCCCGGCCAACACTTTCATCGCCACAGCCCTGGCGGTCTCTGAGCTGGGGGCGCGCGTGGTCCCGGTGGACTGCGACCCGGATTCTTTCCTGATCGATCTCGACCAGGCCAGGACGAAGTTGACCGCCCGCACCAAGGCCATCATCCCAGTGCACCTGTACGGCCAGTGCCTGGACATGGACCGCGTGATCGCCTTTGCCAGCGAGAACGGCCTTCTGCTGGTGGAGGACGCCTGCCAGAGCCACGGCGCGCGCTGGGCTGGTCGCTGCAGCGGCAGTTTCGGCGCGGCGGGCTGCTACAGTTTTTACCCGGCCAAGAACCTGGGCGGCTTCGGCGACGGCGGCATGATCGTGACCGATGACCGGGGCCTGGCCGACCGGCTGCGCCTTCTGCGCAACTACGGCTCGGTGAAAAAATACATCCACGAGTCGATCGGCCTGAACAGCCGCCTGGACTCGCTCCAGGCCGCTGTGCTGGACACCAAGCTGCCGCTTCTGAACAGCTGGAACCGCGCCCGTTTCGAGGCCGCCCTGCGCTACGCCAAGGGCCTGGAGGGTGTGCCGGGGGTCAAGGCCCCCGTGTTCGACCACAACGCCCCGGAGAGCCACGTGTTCCACCTGTTCGTGATCCAGTGCGAGCGCCGTGACGAGTTGGGCGAGCACCTCAGCCGCAGCGGAATCCAGTGGGGCATCCACTACCCTGTGCCGATCCACCTTCACAAAGCCTACTCCGACCTGGGCCTGGGTGAGGGCAGCTACCCGGTGGCCGAGCGTCTGGCCGGGCGGATACTCTCGCTGCCGATGTTCCCGGAGATCACCCCGGAGCAGGTGGACCGGGTTACAGCCGCGGTGAGGGAATTCTACAAGGCTTGA